One Elaeis guineensis isolate ETL-2024a chromosome 10, EG11, whole genome shotgun sequence genomic window carries:
- the LOC105052835 gene encoding LOW QUALITY PROTEIN: serine/threonine protein phosphatase 2A 59 kDa regulatory subunit B' gamma isoform (The sequence of the model RefSeq protein was modified relative to this genomic sequence to represent the inferred CDS: inserted 1 base in 1 codon), with protein sequence MIKQILGKLPRKPSSKSSAAADSPDGLIASPGPTAGLPRAASSSGRTPNSTSAAAGKSAYGKKSSSQPAGSNGHGSAAAVQTLVYEPLPIFRDVPSSEKPSLFLKKMVMCCVVFDFTDPTKNLREKEVKRQTLLELVDYVATATTKFPEAAMQEATRMVAANLFRTLPSSMSDSTFRGLPEGFDAEEEEPAMEPAWPHLQVVYEFLLRFVASSETDAKLAKRYIDHSFVLRLLDLFDSEDQREREYLKTILHRVYGKFMVHRPFIRKAINNIFYRFIFETEKHNGIAELLEILGSIINGFALPLKEEHKLFLVRALIPLHKPKCVALYHQQLSYCITQFVEKDFKLADTVIRGLLKYWPITNSSKEVMFLGELEEVLEATQVAEFQRCMVPLFRQIGRCXNSSHFQVAERALFLWNNDHVRNLITPNRKVILPIIFPALERNTREHWNQAVQSLTLNVRKLFLDADQELFEECLIRFQEDEAKEKELQQKRELTWKRLEDVAASKAVSNEPVLVSRIVSSLSMASSSPRAAIGT encoded by the exons ATGATCAAGCAGATTCTTGGCAAGCTGCCCCGCAAGCCCTCCTCCAAATCCTCCGCCGCCGCCGACTCCCCCGACGGCCTTATCGCCTCCCCGGGCCCCACTGCCGGCCTCCCCCGCGCCGCCTCCTCGTCCGGCCGAACCCCGAATTCTACCTCCGCTGCCGCCGGCAAATCCGCCTACGGAAAGAAGTCATCATCGCAGCCCGCCGGCAGCAACGGCCATGGCAGCGCCGCCGCTGTGCAGACGCTGGTCTACGAGCCGCTGCCCATCTTCCGCGACGTCCCCAGCTCGGAGAAACCGAGTTTGTTCTTGAAGAAGATGGTCATGTGCTGCGTGGTGTTCGACTTCACTGACCCCACCAAGAACCTCCGGGAGAAGGAGGTGAAGCGGCAGACGCTGCTGGAGCTCGTCGACTATGTCGCGACGGCGACCACCAAGTTCCCCGAGGCGGCGATGCAGGAGGCGACGCGGATGGTGGCCGCCAACCTTTTCCGCACCTTGCCCTCGTCCATGTCGGACTCCACCTTCCGGGGGCTCCCCGAGGGGTTCGACGCCGAGGAGGAGGAGCCCGCCATGGAGCCCGCCTGGCCGCACCTCCAGGTCGTCTACGAGTTCCTGCTGCGGTTCGTGGCCTCGTCGGAGACTGACGCCAAGCTCGCCAAGCGCTACATCGACCATTCCTTCGTGCTGCGCCTGCTCGACCTCTTCGACTCCGAGGATCAGCGGGAGCGGGAGTACCTCAAGACGATTCTCCACCGCGTGTACGGCAAGTTCATGGTTCACCGCCCCTTCATCCGCAAAGCCATCAACAACATCTTCTACCGTTTCATCTTCGAGACCGAAAAGCACAATGGGATCGCCGAGCTGCTGGAGATACTGGGAAGCATAATTAACGGGTTCGCTCTGCCGCTCAAGGAGGAGCATAAGCTCTTCCTCGTTCGCGCTCTCATCCCGCTTCATAAGCCCAAGTGTGTGGCTCTGTACCACCAGCAGCTCTCGTACTGCATCACCCAGTTCGTGGAGAAGGACTTTAAGCTGGCAGATACTGTCATCAGGGGGCTCCTGAAGTACTGGCCAATCACCAATAGCTCCAAGGAAGTCATGTTTCTTGGGGAGCTGGAGGAGGTTCTGGAAGCCACTCAGGTTGCAGAGTTCCAGAGGTGTATGGTGCCCTTGTTCCGGCAGATTGGCCGTT TAAATAGCTCGCACTTTCAG GTAGCAGAGCGAGCTTTGTTTCTTTGGAATAACGATCATGTCAGAAACTTGATCACCCCAAACCGGAAGGTTATTCTACCAATTATATTCCCAGCTCTGGAGAGGAACACCAGGGAGCACTGGAACCAGGCTGTCCAGAGCCTGACACTGAATGTGAGGAAGCTCTTTTTAGATGCTGACCAAGAGCTTTTTGAGGAATGTCTAATAAGATTCCAAGAAGATGAAGCAAAGGAAAAGGAGTTGCAACAGAAGAGAGAATTAACCTGGAAGCGCTTGGAAGATGTTGCAGCATCCAAAGCTGTCAGTAATGAACCCGTGCTTGTTTCTCGAATCGTCTCTTCCCTTAGCATGGCTTCTTCAAGCCCACGGGCTGCAATTGGGACTTGA
- the LOC105052834 gene encoding LOW QUALITY PROTEIN: subtilisin-like protease SBT2.4 (The sequence of the model RefSeq protein was modified relative to this genomic sequence to represent the inferred CDS: inserted 2 bases in 2 codons), with protein MAKPISLDEERAIYLVLVDGEPVAFRPGATLPRQHARFQPECESCKTHATRLVKSHDRLLQSNLEAGSYTKLYSFHHIVNGFAVHTTSSQAKRLELAPGVLRIEKDRGAKLMTTYTPHLLGLPEGIWTREGGEKHAGEGITIGVIDTGIDPTHPSFAYNPLNPYEXSRSTQFSDGACQLGPQFPVGSCNGKIVSARYFSAGAAAALPLNASKDLSPFDQVGHGSHVASIAAGNWGVPVVVNGFMYGSASGMAPRARLAIYKAXYPEGGTIADLVSAIDQAAQDRVDVMVLSVGPNEPPEVTPTFMSVFDISLLFARRTGQFVVQAAGNKGPGEATVVSFSPWTMGVAASTTGRSYTPTLTMGDGHQLHGVGLSAPTPGDGLVQFRLVSARDAALANGSHPPATNLPYVEDCQHPEALQPEVVLGSIVICSFSESFLNGTSTVTAILDNAKALGFIGFILVANPHYGDFIAEPLPFPIPGIMIPRVADAQILWEYYEKHTYRDSGGAVISYGGSAAIREGRIAAFPDPAPIVARFSSRGPDIIDSNMNPADVLKPDILAPGQQIWAAWSPTSALDPILSGNHFALLSGTSMATPHVAGVGALIKQAHPTWTPSMIASAISTTARKHDDRGQPIMSQGSELYFLYPSTPFDHGAGFVNPSAALDPGLVFSSGFEDYISFLCSLPNLDPTAVRSATGTPCNETFDSPTDLNLPSITISALRGFQLVRRSIKNVANRTETYLCSIQPPEGVQVSVQPSWFNIIPEGTQYLEIKFNVTQVSDSFRFGEIVLTGALDHIVRLPLAVLPVSMQ; from the exons ATGGCTAAACCAATTAGCTTGGATGAAGAACGAGCCATCTATCTAGTCCTAGTGGATGGCGAACCAGTGGCGTTTCGACCAGGAGCAACACTACCTAGACAACACGCTCGGTTCCAACCTGAATG TGAGTCATGCAAGACGCACGCGACGCGTTTGGTCAAGTCCCATGACCGGCTTCTCCAGAGCAACTTAGAAGCTGGATCTTACACCAAACTCTACAGCTTCCACCACATTGTCAATGGCTTTGCTGTACACACCACTTCATCTCAA GCAAAGAGACTTGAATTGGCTCCTGGGGTGCTGCGGATAGAGAAAGATAGGGGCGCAAAGCTAATGACCACCTACACACCTCACTTACTTGGCCTACCGGAAGGAATATGGACCCGAGAAGGGGGTGAGAAGCATGCAGGAGAAGGAATAACGATCGGAGTCATCGACACGGGCATCGATCCCACACACCCAAGTTTTGCTTACAACCCTTTGAACCCATATG GGTCCCGGAGCACACAGTTCTCCGATGGTGCGTGTCAACTGGGTCCCCAGTTTCCGGTGGGTTCGTGCAATGGTAAGATAGTGTCAGCAAGGTACTTCTCTGCTGGTGCTGCAGCAGCTCTTCCCCTAAATGCTTCGAAAGACTTGTCTCCCTTTGATCAGGTTGGACATGGAAG TCATGTAGCTTCAATTGCTGCTGGCAACTGGGGAGTTCCAGTGGTGGTGAATGGCTTCATGTACGGGTCTGCAAGTGGAATGGCCCCACGAGCAAG ACTGGCCATTTATAAGG TATATCCTGAAGGAGGAACTATTGCTGACTTGGTTTCTGCAATAGATCAA GCAGCTCAAGATAGGGTAGATGTGATGGTTCTGTCTGTTGGGCCAAATGAACCACCGGAGGTTACACCAACTTTCATGAGCGTATTTGACATCTCTTTGTTATTTGCAAGGAGGACTGGCCAGTTTGTGGTACAAGCAGCCGGGAATAAAGGCCCTGGAGAAGCTACCGTCGTGTCCTTTAGTCCTTGGACAATGGGAGTGGCTGCCAGCACCACAGGCAGAAGTTACACCCCTACCCTTACCATGGGTGACGGTCACCAACTCCATGGTGTTGGCTTATCAG CACCAACTCCTGGAGATGGGCTCGTCCAGTTTAGGCTGGTGTCGGCCAGGGATGCTGCATTAGCGAACGGTAGCCACCCCCCTGCAACAAATCTACCATATGTGGAGGATTGCCAGCATCCAGAGGCACTGCAACCAGAGGTAGTGCTCGGCAGCATAGTCATATGCTCGTTCTCAGAATCCTTTCTAAATGGAACCTCGACTGTCACTGCCATCCTTGACAATGCAAAGGCCCTTGGATTTATTGGCTTCATCCTTGTCGCTAATCCTCATTATGGAGATTTCATTGCAGAGCCACTTCCATTTCCCATTCCAGGCATTATGATCCCCCGAGTAGCTGATGCGCAG ATCCTTTGGGAGTACTACGAGAAGCACACTTACAGGGACTCCGGAGGAGCAGTCATCAGCTACGGTGGTAGCGCAGCAATCAGAGAAGGCAGAATCGCTGCGTTCCCCGATCCAGCACCTATCGTTGCAAGGTTCTCATCAAGAGGGCCCGACATCATCGACAGCAACATGAATCCGGCCGACGTACTGAAGCCTGACATCCTCGCTCCAGGACAACAAATATGGGCCGCTTGGAGCCCTACCAGTGCACTCGATCCCATACTCTCCGGCAACCATTTCGCGCTGCTGTCAGGGACGAGTATGGCGACGCCTCACGTCGCCGGCGTGGGGGCGCTGATCAAGCAAGCCCACCCAACGTGGACGCCGTCTATGATTGCCTCGGCCATATCCACCACCGCTAGGAAACACGATGACCGTGGGCAGCCTATCATGTCTCAAGGTTCCGAGCTATACTTTTTGTATCCCTCCACTCCGTTCGACCATGGCGCTGGTTTTGTCAATCCTTCAGCTGCACTGGATCCGGGCCTCGTCTTCTCATCAG GCTTTGAGGATTATATCAGCTTCCTATGCTCGTTGCCCAACCTCGATCCTACTGCAGTGCGATCTGCCACCGGAACACCATGCAATGAAACATTTGATTCTCCAACAGATCTCAACCTTCCATCAATTACTATATCAGCTTTACGAGGGTTTCAGCTAGTCCGGCGCAGCATCAAGAATGTGGCAAACAGGACGGAGACATACTTGTGTTCCATTCAACCACCTGAAGGGGTCCAGGTTAGCGTGCAGCCATCTTGGTTCAATATAATACCAGAAGGAACACAATATTTGGAGATAAAGTTCAACGTTACTCAAGTATCAGACTCATTCAGATTTGGTGAGATTGTTCTCACTGGTGCTCTAGATCACATAGTGAGGCTGCCATTAGCAGTTTTGCCCGTGTCAATGCAATga